The following DNA comes from Candidatus Binatia bacterium.
GTGCCTGACCCCATTCCTCTGGTGCCTGACCCCATTAGCTTGGCAGCCTTTTTTCTGGTCAACTCCGCGGCCATGCCTGCCCCGGCGCCCGTGGATCTTTCCAGCGTTCGCGCCGCCGTTTTCGATTACGGCGGCGTGCTGATCGACGGAGGCCCGCGCGAAGTCGTCGCGTTCGGCGACCGGGTGGGTCTGCACGAAGACGTGTGGAAACCGCTGCGCCGGCGCTTCTTCGGCAATGACGGCATCTGGGCCGACCTCGAGCGCGGCGAGGTCGCGTTCAGCGACTTCACCGCCGCGTTGATGCTTGCGGTGACGGAGGCCGGCGGCACGATCACCGCCGACCAGGCCGCCTCGTTCATGGGAAGCTCCGATCCGATGGGTCACCGCGCGCGGCTGCGACCTGCAATGCTCGATGCCGTACGCCGCCTTCGCACGCTGATCCCGACTGCGCTGCTGACCAACAACGTGCGCGAATGGCGCGAGGGTTGGGAGGCCGTGCTCGAGCCGCGCGCACTGTTCGATCTCGTGATCGACTCGAGCGAGGTCGGCGCGCGCAAACCCGAAACGCGCATCTACGAGATCACCCGCGAAAAACTCGGAGTCGCCCACGACGAAATCTTCTTCCTCGACGACATCGGCCAGAATCTGAAGGCCGCGCGCGTGCTCGGATGGCAGACGGTGCTGTTCACCGAGACCGACGACGCGCTGGCGACGCTCGAAGCGCTGATCGCTGCGCAGCAGCGCCGCCTCGGCAGCGAGGCCGCGCCGCGCCTTCGCGAAACATCGGACAGCGCCGCGTAACGCGGGCCGGCCGCGAAGAAATCGAACCGCCGTGCGCAAGCTCGCGAGCCAGGTCCGCACCACGTCGCCCGAGTTCCTCGAGAACAAGGCGCGCATGCAGGCATTGTCGGCCGACCTGAAACAGCGCCTGGAGGTCGCGCGCCGCGGAGGATCGCAATCGGCCCGCGACCTTCATACCAGCCGCGGCAAGCTGCTCCCGCGCGAGCGCGTCGAAAGGCTGCTCGACCCCGGCTCTCCGTTTCTCGAATTGTCTCCACTGGCCGCCGGCGGTCTCTATGACGGCCAGGCGCCCGGCGCCGGAATCGTCACCGGCATCGGCAGCATCCACGGACGCCAGTGCGTCATCGTCGCCAACGACGCGACCGTCAAGGGCGGCACGTACTTTCCGATGACGGTCAAGAAGCACGTGCGCGCCCAGGAGATCGCGCTCGAAAACCGCCTGCCGTGCGTGTACCTCGTCGATTCCGGCGGCGCATTCCTGCCGATGCAGGACGACGTCTTCCCCGACCGCGACCACTTCGGTCGCATCTTCTACAACCAGGCGAACATGTCGGCGCTCGGCATTCCGCAGGTCGCCGTCGTGATGGGCTCGTGCACGGCCGGCGGCGCGTACGTACCGGCGATGTCGGACGAAACGATCATCGTGCGCGAGCAGGGAACCATTTTCCTCGCCGGACCGCCGCTGGTCAAAGCCGCGACCGGCGAAGAAGTGACTGCCGAAGATCTCGGCGGCGGCGCGCTGCACACCGGCACTTCCGGCGTTTCCGATCACCTCGCCAGAGACGATGCCGACGCCATCCGCATTGCCCGCGAGATCTTCGAGAGCCTGCCGAAATCCCGTCCCTGCCCGCTGGAGACCACGACGCCCGAGGAGCCGGCCTACGATCCGGCCGAGATCTACGGCATCGTCAACCCCGAAAATCGCCGGCCTTACGACGTGCGCGAAGTGATCGCGCGCATCGTCGACGGCAGCCGCTTCCACGAATTCAAGGCACGCTACGGCACGACCGTCGTCTGCGGATTCGCGCGCCTGCACGGCTACCCGGTCGGCATCGTCGCGAACAACGGCGTGCTGTTCTCGGAGTCGGCGCTGAAGGCGACGCACTTCATCGAGATGTGCTCGCAGCGCCGCATCCCGCTGGTGTTCCTGCAGAACATTACCGGCTTCATCGTCGGCCGCGAGTACGAAGCGCGAGGCATCGCCAAGGACGGAGCCAAGATGGTGACCGCCGTCGCGACGACGAAGGTCCCCAAGTTCACCGTGCTGATCGGCGCCTCCAACGGCGCCGGCAACTACGGCATGTGCGGACGCGCCTACAGTCCGCGCCTGCTGCTGATGTGGCCGAACTCGCGCATTTCGGTGATGGGCGGCGAACAGGCGGCCTCGGTGCTGCTGCAGGTCAAGCTTGCGCAGTACGAAAAGGAAGGCCGCGTGATGAGCGAAGCCGAGCAGGCCGAGTTCAAGCGCCCCGTGCTCGAAAAATACGATCGCGAGGGAAGCCCGTACTACAGCACGGCACGCATCTGGGACGACGGCGTGATCGATCCGCTGGACACTCGCGCGAGCCTGGCACTGGGTCTTGCCGCGTCGTTCAACCGTGAGGTCGAGGAAACCTCGTTCGGAATTTTCCGGATGTGAGCCAGAGGCGCGCGATGACCAGACCGATCCGTAAACTCCTCGTCGCCAACCGCTCGGAGATCGCGTGCCGCATCGCGCAGACCGCGCGCGAGGCCGGCATCGCGACGGTAGCCGTCTATTCGGAACCGGACACCGACGGCGAACACGTGCGCGCCTGCGACGAGGCCGTCGCGCTCGGCGGCCGCACGTCGGCCGAGAGCTATCTCGACCAGGACAAGATCCTCGCGGCTGCTCGCACGAGCGGTGCCGATGCGATCCATCCGGGCTACGGGTTCCTCGCGGAAAATTCCGGGTTTGCCCGCCGCG
Coding sequences within:
- a CDS encoding HAD family phosphatase, which produces MAAFFLVNSAAMPAPAPVDLSSVRAAVFDYGGVLIDGGPREVVAFGDRVGLHEDVWKPLRRRFFGNDGIWADLERGEVAFSDFTAALMLAVTEAGGTITADQAASFMGSSDPMGHRARLRPAMLDAVRRLRTLIPTALLTNNVREWREGWEAVLEPRALFDLVIDSSEVGARKPETRIYEITREKLGVAHDEIFFLDDIGQNLKAARVLGWQTVLFTETDDALATLEALIAAQQRRLGSEAAPRLRETSDSAA
- a CDS encoding carboxyl transferase domain-containing protein — its product is MRKLASQVRTTSPEFLENKARMQALSADLKQRLEVARRGGSQSARDLHTSRGKLLPRERVERLLDPGSPFLELSPLAAGGLYDGQAPGAGIVTGIGSIHGRQCVIVANDATVKGGTYFPMTVKKHVRAQEIALENRLPCVYLVDSGGAFLPMQDDVFPDRDHFGRIFYNQANMSALGIPQVAVVMGSCTAGGAYVPAMSDETIIVREQGTIFLAGPPLVKAATGEEVTAEDLGGGALHTGTSGVSDHLARDDADAIRIAREIFESLPKSRPCPLETTTPEEPAYDPAEIYGIVNPENRRPYDVREVIARIVDGSRFHEFKARYGTTVVCGFARLHGYPVGIVANNGVLFSESALKATHFIEMCSQRRIPLVFLQNITGFIVGREYEARGIAKDGAKMVTAVATTKVPKFTVLIGASNGAGNYGMCGRAYSPRLLLMWPNSRISVMGGEQAASVLLQVKLAQYEKEGRVMSEAEQAEFKRPVLEKYDREGSPYYSTARIWDDGVIDPLDTRASLALGLAASFNREVEETSFGIFRM